The Pedobacter mucosus genome window below encodes:
- a CDS encoding RNA polymerase sigma-70 factor produces MSVYIKYQEDQLIALLRSGDELAFNQIYQRYWEKMFMLAANALESIEEAEECVQDIFCGIWLRRESLVLKYSLYTYLAVAVKYRVINILDKRYRKRKKMNDMSPHYLNIYSPSAEAPLLEKELMARLERSICELPEKCRIVYRMSREEGKTHRQIAQDLDISEKTVNNHLTKALKDISGDLNCAFPIFVLTEVLRSLTGKN; encoded by the coding sequence ATGTCAGTTTACATAAAATATCAGGAAGATCAGCTGATTGCGCTTTTGCGCTCGGGAGACGAACTTGCGTTCAACCAGATCTATCAGAGGTATTGGGAAAAAATGTTCATGCTTGCCGCCAACGCGCTGGAGAGTATCGAGGAGGCAGAAGAATGTGTGCAGGATATTTTCTGCGGTATATGGCTAAGGCGTGAATCCCTTGTCCTTAAATATTCGCTTTATACCTATCTTGCCGTTGCGGTAAAATACAGGGTAATCAATATTTTGGATAAGCGATATAGGAAGCGCAAGAAAATGAACGATATGTCGCCTCATTACCTGAATATATATTCACCTTCGGCCGAGGCGCCCTTACTCGAAAAGGAACTTATGGCAAGGCTTGAACGTTCCATTTGTGAACTGCCAGAGAAATGCCGCATCGTATACAGGATGAGCCGGGAAGAAGGCAAAACCCATAGACAGATCGCCCAGGATCTTGACATTTCCGAAAAGACGGTTAACAACCATCTGACTAAAGCCCTAAAAGACATCAGTGGAGACCTCAACTGTGCTTTCCCGATTTTCGTGCTCACTGAAGTCCTGCGCAGTCTGACCGGGAAAAATTAA
- a CDS encoding BamA/TamA family outer membrane protein gives MYQNSGRTAKALYGIPIVEYSSETGFMAGLGLRYILPSKTDNRSGFPSVAAARLAYGFKNRQLTAAAEADIYAIKGWQLHGRLSYSVNELSYYFGAATASSRDHKQSYSSNSFLVSGGILRSVFNGFSAGLGYSLQHNSASVFEGLVQPVIEGVKGGWLVGFGPVLRLEGRNSRLFPTRGHLMEATFLSYGVAGLGNYRYNDIELDLRKYLPTDLFVPGGVFALQAIYNGTWGGGVPFYKLPYLTGERALRGIWRNLYSNQQVFSAQGEFRSYFNSYNRKYGYVVFAGMADGAENLFKNYKPDIKLVYGTGLRMQLLPGRGLDLRLDVAFTSKRDVGVYFGTGVSF, from the coding sequence ATGTATCAGAACAGCGGCCGTACTGCCAAAGCTCTTTATGGTATACCTATAGTTGAGTATAGTAGCGAGACAGGTTTCATGGCAGGGCTGGGGCTTAGGTACATATTACCCTCCAAGACAGATAATCGGTCTGGCTTTCCCTCAGTTGCCGCGGCCAGACTTGCCTATGGCTTTAAGAACAGGCAGCTGACCGCAGCAGCTGAGGCTGATATCTATGCGATAAAGGGATGGCAGCTACATGGCAGGCTCTCTTACAGTGTAAATGAACTGAGTTATTATTTTGGTGCAGCCACGGCATCCTCCAGAGATCATAAACAGTCCTATTCTTCTAACAGTTTCCTGGTGAGCGGGGGAATACTCCGATCAGTTTTTAACGGCTTTAGCGCCGGTCTGGGCTACTCCTTACAGCATAATTCTGCATCCGTATTTGAAGGTTTGGTGCAACCCGTAATCGAAGGTGTAAAGGGCGGATGGCTAGTTGGCTTTGGACCAGTTCTTCGGCTCGAAGGTAGGAACAGCAGGCTATTTCCAACCAGGGGACACCTGATGGAGGCCACTTTCCTAAGCTATGGTGTCGCGGGCCTGGGAAACTACCGGTATAATGACATAGAGTTGGACTTGCGTAAATATCTGCCAACGGACCTGTTCGTCCCGGGTGGCGTTTTTGCTCTCCAGGCAATCTACAATGGGACATGGGGCGGGGGCGTGCCCTTTTATAAACTCCCCTATCTCACCGGGGAGCGGGCATTGCGCGGCATCTGGAGAAACCTTTACAGCAATCAGCAGGTGTTTTCCGCTCAGGGTGAATTCAGGTCATATTTTAACTCGTATAACCGCAAATATGGATATGTCGTTTTCGCGGGCATGGCGGATGGGGCAGAAAATCTCTTTAAAAACTATAAGCCTGATATAAAGCTGGTATACGGTACCGGGCTCAGGATGCAGTTACTGCCCGGTAGAGGGCTGGATCTCCGCCTGGATGTTGCCTTCACCAGTAAAAGAGATGTAGGGGTTTATTTTGGTACAGGTGTTTCTTTTTAA
- a CDS encoding Lrp/AsnC family transcriptional regulator, translated as MNQGDLDQVDVEILKLLQHDASMTNKEVSLKLHKSIATIHERIRRLKEQGYIKRIVAILDRKKINRSLIAFSHVLLKEHTAKTLIEFEMEVSKFGEVMECLQMTGAHDFILRIATRDMDAYHEFLRNKLATLPNITTVQSYFVLSEPKSETAYPL; from the coding sequence ATGAATCAGGGAGATTTAGATCAGGTTGATGTAGAAATATTGAAATTATTGCAGCATGATGCTTCTATGACCAATAAGGAGGTTTCGTTGAAGTTGCATAAATCCATAGCGACCATTCATGAACGCATCAGAAGGCTAAAGGAACAGGGCTATATCAAAAGGATTGTGGCCATACTTGACCGAAAAAAGATCAACAGGAGCCTAATCGCCTTTTCTCATGTGTTGCTAAAAGAGCACACTGCCAAAACCCTCATTGAGTTCGAAATGGAAGTTTCTAAGTTTGGGGAAGTTATGGAATGTTTGCAGATGACCGGGGCACACGATTTTATTCTCCGAATCGCCACCAGGGATATGGATGCCTATCACGAATTTCTCCGCAACAAACTCGCTACCCTGCCGAATATAACAACTGTTCAGAGCTACTTTGTGCTATCGGAGCCGAAAAGCGAAACGGCTTATCCGCTCTAA
- a CDS encoding PLP-dependent cysteine synthase family protein, with product MSILTEKKLSASVEGKFEHLSLLVGNTPMLELTYKYNGRISSIYVKCEHYNLTGSIKDRMALYTLKKAYAEGRIKTGNRIVEATSGNTGIAFAAIGNALGHPVTIIMPDWLSRERMDIIRSLGAKIILVSKEEGGFIGSIKLAELMAANNSDIFLPEQFANMANPEAHEISTGMEIWEQLRLKNLSPDAFVAGVGTGGTIMGVGRFLKKQNPYIKVHPLEPAESPTLTTGHKVGSHRIQGISDEFIPDIVKLSELDQVIQVNDGDAILMAQKLAEKLGLAVGISSGANVIGAIKLQQEMKGNSCVVTIFSDSNKKYLSTDLMKTEPVKPGYLTPEIDFLDYRAFSRLH from the coding sequence ATGAGCATCTTAACAGAAAAAAAATTGAGTGCTTCGGTAGAGGGAAAATTCGAACATTTATCGCTTTTGGTCGGAAATACCCCAATGCTTGAACTCACCTATAAGTATAATGGTCGCATCAGTAGTATTTATGTCAAGTGCGAGCACTACAACCTTACCGGCAGCATCAAAGATAGGATGGCCTTGTATACCCTTAAAAAGGCATACGCCGAAGGCAGGATTAAAACTGGAAACAGGATTGTCGAGGCTACCAGCGGCAATACCGGGATTGCATTCGCGGCGATCGGCAATGCGCTGGGTCACCCGGTCACCATCATTATGCCTGACTGGCTGAGCAGAGAGCGCATGGATATCATCAGAAGTCTTGGGGCGAAGATTATTCTGGTAAGTAAAGAGGAAGGTGGCTTTATCGGCAGCATTAAACTCGCCGAGCTCATGGCCGCTAACAACTCAGATATTTTCTTGCCTGAACAGTTCGCCAACATGGCCAATCCCGAGGCTCACGAGATTTCTACCGGTATGGAGATATGGGAACAACTGCGCCTCAAAAATCTATCTCCTGATGCTTTCGTTGCCGGGGTTGGTACCGGGGGCACCATAATGGGTGTTGGCCGGTTTTTAAAAAAGCAAAATCCCTACATCAAGGTGCATCCCTTGGAACCTGCGGAATCCCCCACACTTACCACAGGCCATAAGGTCGGCAGCCATAGAATACAGGGAATTTCTGACGAATTTATACCCGATATAGTCAAACTTTCGGAACTTGACCAAGTTATACAGGTAAATGATGGTGATGCGATTCTGATGGCGCAGAAGCTCGCCGAAAAACTTGGCCTTGCCGTGGGAATCTCCTCGGGCGCCAACGTAATCGGCGCCATAAAATTACAGCAGGAAATGAAGGGCAACAGCTGCGTAGTGACTATCTTTTCTGACAGCAACAAGAAATACCTAAGTACCGATTTAATGAAAACTGAACCGGTTAAACCCGGATACTTAACCCCTGAAATCGACTTTCTGGATTATCGGGCATTTAGCAGGCTACATTAA
- a CDS encoding protein-disulfide reductase DsbD family protein: MINLKKIILGCLLLCALSAKAMAQDSSASDELTFTEIMPEAVDGDTIKTVDSAARTKFSTAAVAQNEVANQIRERKSLWGIFITGFAGGLAALLMPCIFPMLPLTVSFFTKGSQKGKAFGRSALYGFFIIAIYVVLGLLVTVIFGADALNSLSTNGVFNFFFFLLLVVFAASFLGAFEITLPSSWVNKMDSGSDKGGIAGLFFMAGTLALVSFSCTGPIIGTLLVQAATTGALLGPSVGMFGFSLALAIPFALFSLFPSAMNSLPKSGGWLNSVKVILGFLELAFALKFLSNVDLAYHWEWFDREIFLSLWVVIFGTMGMYLLGKLSLSHDSPMKSIPVPRLFLATMVLAFTIYLIPGLWGAPLRCVSAFLPPQETQDFDLYTTGLLAGKQETINEPPHKYTDKFHPPLKLNAYFDYNEGLREAKKRNMPVLIDFTGHACVNCRKMEANVWPEKRVYEMISREYILIQLYVDDKSDLAPADVVITPEGRTLGTIGKKWSDLQARKFGSNSQPFYVLLDPKTETLLADPQGADYEVEGYIKFLERGLHAFNK, encoded by the coding sequence ATGATAAATTTAAAGAAAATCATACTCGGATGCCTGCTCCTTTGTGCCCTGTCCGCAAAGGCAATGGCTCAGGACAGTTCCGCGAGCGATGAGCTGACATTTACCGAGATAATGCCAGAAGCGGTGGACGGAGATACAATTAAAACTGTAGATTCTGCTGCAAGAACAAAATTCAGTACTGCAGCAGTCGCCCAAAACGAAGTTGCGAACCAAATCCGGGAGCGCAAATCCCTTTGGGGGATTTTTATTACCGGTTTTGCAGGTGGTCTGGCAGCCTTACTTATGCCCTGCATTTTCCCGATGCTGCCTCTGACGGTGAGTTTTTTTACCAAAGGATCCCAAAAAGGTAAAGCATTTGGACGCTCTGCACTTTACGGCTTTTTTATCATCGCAATTTATGTGGTGCTTGGGCTTTTGGTGACTGTGATTTTTGGCGCCGATGCCCTGAACAGTCTTTCCACCAATGGTGTATTTAATTTCTTTTTTTTCCTGTTGCTGGTCGTTTTTGCGGCTTCTTTCTTGGGGGCATTTGAAATCACCCTTCCCTCGTCCTGGGTTAACAAAATGGATTCAGGTTCGGACAAGGGCGGTATTGCAGGTCTTTTTTTTATGGCCGGTACCCTAGCGCTAGTCTCGTTTTCCTGCACCGGACCCATCATCGGCACCTTACTGGTACAGGCGGCAACTACCGGAGCGCTTTTGGGACCTTCAGTGGGCATGTTCGGCTTTTCTCTTGCACTGGCTATTCCTTTCGCCCTGTTTTCGCTGTTCCCCTCGGCAATGAACAGCTTGCCAAAATCAGGCGGCTGGCTGAACAGCGTAAAAGTTATACTGGGCTTTTTGGAACTCGCTTTTGCCCTAAAATTCTTAAGCAATGTAGATCTCGCCTACCATTGGGAGTGGTTCGACCGGGAGATATTCTTAAGCCTTTGGGTTGTAATTTTCGGGACGATGGGCATGTATCTTTTGGGCAAACTGAGCCTGTCTCACGATAGCCCGATGAAATCTATTCCGGTGCCAAGGCTTTTTCTGGCCACGATGGTACTGGCATTTACCATTTATCTGATCCCAGGGCTGTGGGGCGCGCCGCTAAGATGCGTATCTGCTTTTCTTCCCCCACAGGAAACGCAGGATTTCGATCTTTACACTACCGGCTTACTGGCGGGAAAGCAGGAGACAATAAATGAGCCCCCGCATAAATATACCGATAAATTCCATCCACCCCTTAAGTTAAATGCCTATTTCGACTATAACGAAGGGCTGAGAGAGGCGAAAAAACGGAACATGCCCGTACTGATCGATTTTACCGGACATGCTTGTGTCAACTGCAGAAAAATGGAAGCAAATGTCTGGCCTGAAAAAAGGGTGTACGAAATGATCAGCAGGGAGTATATACTCATACAGTTATATGTAGACGATAAATCGGACCTTGCACCAGCCGATGTCGTGATCACCCCCGAGGGGAGAACCCTTGGTACCATCGGCAAGAAATGGAGTGATCTTCAGGCCAGAAAATTCGGATCCAACTCACAGCCTTTTTATGTTCTGCTGGATCCAAAAACAGAAACGTTACTGGCAGATCCTCAGGGTGCCGATTATGAGGTGGAAGGTTATATAAAATTTCTTGAAAGGGGCCTTCATGCCTTCAATAAATAA
- a CDS encoding sensor histidine kinase → MKPNTWILQLTQVEWKPLMIILGLYSFWWLAVTAGLISLQGLQVTIRQFGSEGQLYGGLVHSILKGTLTYYILIFWFAIPFVRKQNRRKIIFRYFIFLAFLTGYEYCWDFEIGTPPPGMNPGFPLGFYFLVSLTADFLMAVISIFVATWIESGDALRRESDLEKQKLNAELSAIKYQINPHFLFNSLSFIYTKTVKQNPEAAHAVHLLSEIMSYALEEWGELGRVPLALEIAQIKKVIEMNRIRFNNKLNLQYTEYVEPGGGQVLTSAHIPTLAFITLVENAFKHADLQDEKNGVLIQLQVTPSRISFSVGNKKRKGAKEPSHGIGLSNVTQRLQLMFGSGHSFAIIEDDKNYLTEIQIELIKPS, encoded by the coding sequence ATGAAACCGAACACCTGGATTTTGCAGTTAACGCAGGTAGAATGGAAGCCTTTAATGATCATATTGGGTCTATACAGCTTCTGGTGGCTGGCCGTTACGGCCGGATTGATCTCCCTTCAGGGCCTGCAGGTGACTATCCGGCAGTTTGGATCCGAGGGACAGTTATACGGTGGATTAGTCCACAGCATATTGAAGGGCACCCTTACTTATTACATTCTGATTTTCTGGTTTGCCATTCCCTTTGTAAGAAAACAAAACCGGAGAAAGATCATATTCCGTTATTTTATTTTCCTGGCTTTTTTGACGGGTTATGAATATTGCTGGGACTTTGAGATCGGAACTCCACCGCCCGGCATGAACCCGGGCTTCCCTCTGGGATTCTATTTTTTAGTGAGCCTGACAGCAGATTTTTTAATGGCTGTTATTTCCATTTTTGTAGCGACCTGGATAGAATCGGGCGATGCGCTCAGGCGCGAAAGCGATCTCGAAAAGCAGAAATTGAACGCGGAACTTTCGGCCATCAAGTATCAAATAAATCCCCATTTCCTGTTCAATTCTCTAAGCTTTATCTATACAAAAACCGTTAAACAAAACCCCGAGGCGGCTCATGCCGTTCATTTGCTTTCTGAAATTATGAGCTATGCGCTTGAGGAATGGGGAGAACTAGGCAGGGTTCCCCTAGCCCTGGAAATTGCCCAGATAAAAAAAGTGATCGAAATGAACAGGATCCGTTTTAACAATAAGCTGAATCTACAGTATACGGAATATGTAGAGCCGGGTGGCGGGCAGGTTTTGACCTCGGCTCATATTCCCACCCTTGCATTCATAACCCTTGTCGAAAATGCATTTAAGCATGCCGATCTTCAGGATGAAAAGAACGGGGTGCTCATTCAGTTGCAGGTTACGCCATCCAGGATTTCCTTTTCGGTGGGAAACAAAAAAAGAAAAGGAGCAAAGGAACCCTCGCATGGCATTGGTCTGAGTAATGTGACCCAGCGGCTGCAGCTGATGTTTGGTTCAGGGCACTCATTTGCAATAATAGAGGATGACAAAAATTATTTAACCGAGATTCAGATTGAGCTGATAAAGCCATCATAA
- a CDS encoding protein-disulfide reductase DsbD domain-containing protein — MKTTFSLILALCLMKISAHSQILKPVTWSYAAKKTSPSTATVFIRATVEEGWHLYSQFIKEGGPVKTTFSFPSSNAYSLIGVTAEPKAVAKYEPSFKMEVSYFERSVIFQQKIRLKGKTASVQGSVEFMVCNDKQCLPPEQVNFSIPIK, encoded by the coding sequence ATGAAAACAACCTTCTCTTTAATCTTGGCCTTATGCCTGATGAAAATCAGTGCTCATAGCCAAATTCTGAAACCCGTAACCTGGAGTTACGCTGCAAAAAAAACCAGCCCCTCAACCGCTACGGTATTTATCAGGGCCACAGTAGAGGAAGGTTGGCACCTTTATTCCCAATTTATCAAAGAGGGTGGCCCGGTAAAAACCACTTTCTCCTTCCCTTCCTCAAACGCCTATAGCTTAATCGGCGTTACCGCAGAGCCCAAAGCGGTTGCAAAATACGAGCCTTCCTTTAAAATGGAGGTGAGCTACTTTGAAAGATCGGTTATATTCCAGCAGAAAATCAGGCTTAAAGGGAAAACAGCGTCCGTTCAAGGCAGCGTAGAGTTTATGGTCTGTAACGATAAGCAGTGCCTGCCGCCTGAACAGGTGAATTTTAGCATTCCAATAAAATAA
- a CDS encoding WD40 repeat domain-containing protein: MKTFFNLLTVLIGYAGQMQYACAQEYLNPVKNLSVTLTADTLYFKDLDSNRLVLSTAIKKGSASHYLKFSPSGNFMVTSGDGPLTSIYSIGRNEVKLISSVPVQTGESVFDGMENTLFLLQTTSAGKKNISSYTINPWKKLATAVIPSGAHGLTINASGRLIAFGDDTNIHTRHSSGLMNDKVFWKGQPQRLLAFNPAVENQLAGVNTANHIQIFDVQKDSMLMEINKHMSEISWIGFDPSGKLLSSLDQEGYLFTWLPSKKQCIAELEGLGGIPIFGPDGTLNISSKSADVIPGFIHRKKKILAP; this comes from the coding sequence ATGAAAACTTTCTTTAATTTATTAACCGTATTGATAGGCTATGCTGGCCAAATGCAGTACGCCTGTGCACAGGAATATCTAAATCCGGTTAAGAATCTTTCAGTTACCCTGACCGCGGATACCCTCTATTTCAAGGATCTGGATAGCAACAGACTGGTGTTGTCGACTGCCATAAAAAAGGGGAGTGCTTCGCATTATCTCAAGTTTAGCCCTTCTGGTAATTTTATGGTGACCTCCGGAGATGGTCCGCTTACCTCCATTTACAGCATAGGGCGTAATGAGGTTAAACTGATCTCCTCGGTACCGGTACAGACCGGCGAATCCGTATTCGATGGAATGGAAAACACCCTATTTTTATTGCAGACGACCAGTGCAGGCAAAAAAAATATCTCTTCCTATACGATCAACCCCTGGAAGAAACTTGCCACCGCGGTCATACCTTCCGGCGCTCATGGCCTCACCATCAATGCTTCAGGACGCTTGATCGCATTTGGCGACGATACAAATATCCATACCCGCCATTCCTCCGGGCTCATGAATGACAAAGTTTTCTGGAAGGGCCAGCCACAGCGGCTGCTTGCATTTAATCCCGCAGTAGAAAACCAGCTCGCTGGCGTGAACACTGCAAACCACATTCAGATTTTTGATGTCCAAAAGGATTCCATGCTAATGGAAATCAATAAGCATATGTCTGAAATTTCCTGGATCGGATTTGATCCCTCGGGAAAATTACTCTCCAGCCTGGACCAGGAAGGTTACCTTTTCACCTGGCTTCCGTCCAAGAAACAGTGCATTGCAGAACTTGAAGGCCTTGGGGGGATTCCTATCTTCGGCCCCGACGGAACGCTGAATATAAGCTCAAAAAGCGCAGACGTCATTCCCGGATTTATACATCGAAAAAAAAAAATTCTGGCGCCATAA
- a CDS encoding FecR family protein gives MQTRFTPEYIEQLGHGFRQGTLSAEEQADFDTWYTLQTSKELDLSESSIKDADQLGNRIYGNILARLDIRPAEPVKKTYRLWIRICAAAAVLIAIFSSLLFYYANDEGPKDNIVLKNDVSPGRTGATLTLASGQKIVIGQAKTGKIATQSGVGITKMPDGQINYELSQSKSGPVEYNILSTSRGQQTNVRLPDGSVVFLNAASSLRYPASFADLNSRTVELSGEGYFEVAKDKDHPFIVKTSLQKVEVLGTHFNINSYTEELAQKTSLLEGSIKISSGKESKVLRPGEQAELKNNKIQTGKVDTEEIVAWKNNEFLFKDDDFRTNMRKIARWYDLEVIYEPDAPDNIRLGGFLSRTRNLSAVLRLLENTDKVHFRIEGKKLYVGK, from the coding sequence ATGCAGACCAGGTTTACACCGGAATATATAGAACAGCTGGGCCACGGGTTCCGGCAGGGAACGCTTAGCGCCGAGGAGCAGGCGGATTTCGATACATGGTACACCCTGCAGACAAGTAAAGAACTGGATCTGTCCGAAAGCTCGATAAAGGATGCAGATCAGCTCGGTAACAGGATTTATGGAAATATACTGGCCAGGCTCGATATCAGACCTGCAGAGCCTGTAAAAAAGACTTATCGCCTCTGGATCCGTATCTGCGCTGCAGCAGCGGTTCTGATTGCAATATTCAGCTCGCTGCTATTTTATTATGCAAATGATGAGGGTCCAAAGGACAACATCGTTTTAAAAAATGATGTCTCACCCGGCCGGACGGGCGCTACCCTTACTCTGGCAAGCGGTCAAAAGATTGTTATCGGCCAGGCCAAAACCGGAAAAATTGCTACCCAGTCCGGTGTGGGAATCACTAAAATGCCCGACGGACAAATTAATTATGAACTGTCCCAAAGTAAAAGCGGACCTGTGGAATACAATATCCTGTCCACCTCGCGCGGACAACAGACAAATGTCCGCCTTCCGGACGGGTCCGTCGTTTTTCTGAATGCCGCTTCATCCTTAAGATATCCGGCATCTTTTGCGGACTTGAACAGTCGTACGGTCGAGCTCTCGGGCGAAGGCTATTTTGAGGTTGCCAAAGACAAGGATCATCCCTTCATCGTAAAAACCAGTCTCCAGAAAGTGGAAGTGCTGGGTACTCATTTTAACATCAATTCATATACCGAAGAGCTTGCACAGAAAACTTCGCTATTGGAGGGCAGTATAAAAATAAGCTCAGGAAAGGAAAGCAAAGTACTCCGTCCGGGTGAACAGGCCGAGCTGAAAAACAATAAAATCCAAACCGGGAAAGTTGATACCGAGGAAATAGTGGCCTGGAAAAACAACGAATTCTTGTTTAAGGACGATGACTTCAGGACCAATATGCGCAAGATCGCAAGATGGTATGACCTTGAGGTGATCTATGAGCCTGATGCCCCGGACAATATCAGGCTCGGGGGCTTCCTCTCCAGAACCAGAAATCTTTCAGCGGTATTGAGGCTGCTCGAAAACACAGACAAAGTCCATTTCCGTATTGAAGGGAAAAAATTGTATGTAGGTAAATAA
- a CDS encoding mechanosensitive ion channel family protein, which yields MKPFRIAAYLVSLTFFMLPLSLAARQSVPAEKSEAQMNDSLWHTIDRLHDKANSIEEMSEKGFDLAEIRSGLPQIDSDIRSIRENLKLNITVMDMVSLQTYQTLLESAHKQLGIWRNLLLGYNRKLVNMQSGVDKLREDELLKSLSTDSLFIRLYNTEQLSIEKSRAKARRLTAGNIREITVLQAQVTKNYYQTGDLQKELNVQMRTYSARIFGNEYPMLWDARPTQIDQQALKFLNASLLTQQQLILKYLKENIVYHLFLSFLIMTVFIYWIRKNRNKLIFNQKREDWLHFATEGRFSSFPVLTALILVLNLAPFFDLDPPQAYISMLQLMLFVAVSIFVFRHWRRKNKLHWVLIGIVYIFFIGLSGVLNPGKGVRMVILILNLFLAIIAFYQIRARNPETAQDKFTRMTGYLFLIINLLAVLLNITGRVTLAKMYTGAGLIGFIQITGLSIFMNAVKTSFTLHVHTLSVENNGSSLINYEKLNTSLSRFLSFIVFILWTMVFLSNINLYTPFMDLLGNLLFKERLVGSTSITIGNVLMFFLVIYLSSLAQKYVGYFFGENQGHTAAGERKGSKVVMTKLIIIILGFLLAILVSGLPVDKITVILGAFGVGIGLGLQNVVNNFVSGVILIFERPLQVGDYVEVGGYKGWVNDIGIRATRLSNSEGAEILVPNGSILSGNLVNWTLSNSQIRVELNLKIEPEEKLELAKELIIKVLKEEEEVVNSRQAEIFNQFVNGGIIEIKVWFWVKNISREQLVRSNVITKISARLVENSISLR from the coding sequence ATGAAGCCTTTTCGTATTGCCGCCTATTTAGTTTCTCTAACCTTTTTTATGCTTCCGCTTTCACTGGCAGCCCGGCAGAGCGTGCCGGCAGAAAAAAGTGAGGCCCAGATGAATGATTCCCTGTGGCACACGATCGACCGTCTTCATGACAAAGCCAATTCAATCGAGGAAATGTCCGAAAAAGGATTTGACCTGGCTGAAATCAGATCAGGTCTGCCGCAGATCGATAGCGATATCCGCTCCATCAGGGAAAACCTGAAACTTAATATAACAGTAATGGATATGGTCAGTCTCCAGACTTATCAGACCCTGCTGGAGAGCGCACATAAGCAGCTCGGTATCTGGAGAAATTTATTGCTGGGCTACAACAGAAAACTGGTCAACATGCAGTCCGGGGTGGATAAGCTAAGGGAGGATGAGCTGCTCAAATCCCTCAGTACTGATAGTCTTTTTATCAGGCTTTATAATACCGAACAGCTTTCTATCGAGAAATCCCGGGCCAAGGCAAGACGGCTCACAGCTGGCAACATCCGTGAGATTACCGTACTTCAGGCCCAGGTAACCAAAAACTACTACCAGACCGGCGATTTACAAAAAGAGCTGAACGTACAGATGAGAACTTATTCTGCCCGGATCTTCGGAAACGAATACCCCATGTTATGGGATGCCAGGCCGACTCAAATCGATCAGCAGGCACTGAAATTTCTCAATGCTTCCCTGCTTACCCAGCAGCAGCTGATCCTGAAATATTTAAAGGAAAACATTGTCTATCATCTTTTTCTCTCCTTTTTAATCATGACTGTATTTATTTACTGGATCAGAAAGAACCGCAATAAGCTAATTTTTAACCAAAAAAGAGAAGACTGGCTACACTTCGCCACGGAGGGTAGATTTTCTTCCTTTCCGGTATTAACAGCGCTCATCCTGGTGCTCAACCTGGCGCCCTTCTTTGATCTTGACCCGCCGCAGGCTTATATTTCAATGTTGCAGCTTATGCTTTTTGTTGCCGTAAGCATCTTCGTATTCAGGCACTGGCGCAGAAAAAACAAACTGCACTGGGTACTCATCGGGATTGTATATATATTTTTTATTGGCCTGAGCGGTGTGCTCAATCCTGGAAAAGGTGTCCGTATGGTTATTTTAATTCTCAACCTGTTCCTGGCCATCATTGCCTTCTACCAGATTAGAGCCAGAAATCCGGAGACTGCTCAGGATAAATTTACACGCATGACAGGTTATCTTTTCTTAATCATCAATCTTTTAGCAGTGCTGCTCAACATAACCGGCCGGGTTACCCTTGCAAAAATGTACACCGGCGCAGGTTTGATCGGATTTATCCAGATCACCGGTCTTTCTATTTTTATGAACGCTGTAAAAACCTCTTTTACCCTCCACGTTCATACCCTGAGCGTAGAAAATAACGGTTCCTCTCTGATCAATTACGAGAAACTCAATACCAGCCTCTCCCGGTTTCTTTCCTTTATCGTATTCATTTTATGGACAATGGTCTTTTTGTCCAACATAAACCTCTACACTCCGTTTATGGATTTATTGGGAAACTTGCTGTTCAAGGAAAGATTAGTAGGAAGTACGAGCATCACCATTGGCAATGTACTGATGTTCTTTCTTGTAATTTATCTTTCTTCCCTTGCCCAGAAATATGTGGGATATTTTTTCGGCGAGAACCAGGGGCATACCGCAGCAGGCGAGCGCAAAGGATCTAAAGTGGTGATGACCAAACTGATCATCATCATTCTCGGATTCCTGCTGGCCATACTGGTTTCCGGACTGCCGGTAGACAAGATTACTGTAATCCTCGGGGCTTTTGGGGTGGGCATCGGTCTGGGTCTGCAGAACGTCGTAAACAACTTTGTCTCGGGCGTCATCCTGATTTTCGAGCGCCCGCTTCAGGTCGGGGATTATGTTGAGGTGGGCGGCTACAAGGGCTGGGTAAATGATATTGGCATTCGTGCGACCAGGTTGTCCAACAGTGAAGGTGCGGAAATTCTCGTGCCCAATGGCAGCATTCTTTCCGGAAACCTGGTCAACTGGACACTGAGCAATTCCCAGATTCGCGTTGAGTTGAATTTAAAAATTGAGCCCGAGGAAAAGCTGGAATTGGCCAAAGAACTCATTATTAAAGTTTTAAAAGAGGAAGAAGAAGTGGTAAACAGCAGGCAGGCTGAAATTTTCAATCAGTTTGTAAATGGTGGCATCATCGAAATCAAGGTTTGGTTCTGGGTGAAAAACATATCCCGGGAACAACTGGTACGAAGCAATGTCATCACGAAAATTTCTGCCCGCTTAGTTGAAAACAGTATTAGCTTACGCTAA